In Populus alba chromosome 1, ASM523922v2, whole genome shotgun sequence, a single window of DNA contains:
- the LOC118028058 gene encoding putative E3 ubiquitin-protein ligase XBAT31 isoform X2, with product MGQGLSCAASQDHRFFSAVHFGDLETVNAMLERDPSLLYQTTYDRQYPLHIAAANGQIEILSMLLERSVDPDMVNRQKQTPLMLAAMHGKISCVKKLVEAGANMLKFDSLNGRTCLHFAAYYGHSDCLQAILSAVQSSPVAVSWGYSRFVNIRDGRGATPLHLAARQRRPECVHILLDNGALVCSSTGGYGSPGTTPLHLAARGGSLDCIRELLAWGADRMQRDASGNGTCAALLNPSSAEPLVWPSPLKFISELNQEAKALLECALMEANREREKNILKGTGYSLPSPSHSDDGTDDNISEASDTELCCICFEQVCTIEVEDCGHQMCAHCTLALCCHNKPNPTTACLTPPVCPFCRSTIARLVVAKMKDCNDADQDIGDGGSPKLRKSRRSLNFSEGSSSFKGLSATFGKMGGRGSGRIAAENEWVDKP from the exons ATGGGCCAGGGACTAAGTTGTGCAGCGAGTCAAGATCATAGGTTCTTCTCTGCTGTGCATTTCGGTGACTTGGAAACTGTAAATGCTATGCTTGAGAGAGACCCATCTCTGCTTTATCAAACTACTTATGATCGCCAGTATCCGCTTCATATTGCTGCTGCCAATGGCCAGATCGAG ATTTTATCAATGCTTCTGGAGCGATCTGTGGATCCTGATATGGTGAATCGTCAGAAGCAG ACTCCACTTATGTTGGCTGCAATGCATGGCAAAATCTCATGTGTGAAGAAGCTCGTCGAAGCAGGAGCAAAT atgtTGAAGTTTGATTCACTTAATGGAAGAACTTGCTTGCACTTTGCTGCTTACTATGGCCATTCTGATTGCCTTCAAGCTATTCTTTCTGCTGTTCAATCCAGCCCTGTTGCTGTTTCTTG GGGATATTCGCGGTTTGTCAATATCAGAGACGGTAGAGGAGCAACACCATTGCATTTAGCAGCCCGTCAAAGACGGCCTGAATGTGTACATATCTTGTTAGACAACGGTGCTCTTGTTTGTTCTTCAACAGGCGGATATGG CTCCCCGGGGACCACTCCTCTTCATTTGGCTGCCAGAGGAGGATCTCTTGATTGTATTCGTGAATTGCTGGCATGGGGTGCAGATCGTATGCAAAGAGATGCATCTGG AAATGGAACATGTGCAGCTCTTCTCAATCCTTCGTCAGCAGAGCCTCTTGTTTGGCCGTCACCGTTGAAGTTCATCAGTGAGTTGAATCAAGAGGCAAAAGCTCTGCTAGAGTGTGCCTTGATGGAGGCCAACAGGGAAAGGGAAAAGAACATCTTGAAGGGAACTGGGTACTCTCTTCCATCTCCATCACATTCTGATGATGGGACAGATGACAATATATCTGAG GCAAGCGATACAGAGTTGTGCTGCATATGCTTTGAGCAGGTTTGTACAATTGAAGTCGAAGACTGTGGCCATCAGATGTGTGCACATTGCACACTGGCCCTCTGCTGCCATAACAAACCCAACCCTACAACCGCATGCCTTACCCCTCCGGTTTGCCCATTCTGTCGTAGCACCATTGCCCGCCTGGTGGTTGCGAAGATGAAGGATTGCAATGATGCCGATCAGGACATTGGGGACGGTGGTTCCCCGAAGCTGAGAAAGTCCAGGAGGTCACTGAACTTCAGTGAGGGAAGCAGCAGCTTCAAGGGTTTATCAGCAACATTTGGAAAAATGGGTGGCCGTGGCTCGGGAAGGATTGCTGCAGAAAATGAGTGGGTGGATAAGCCTTGA
- the LOC118028058 gene encoding putative E3 ubiquitin-protein ligase XBAT31 isoform X1, producing MGQGLSCAASQDHRFFSAVHFGDLETVNAMLERDPSLLYQTTYDRQYPLHIAAANGQIEILSMLLERSVDPDMVNRQKQTPLMLAAMHGKISCVKKLVEAGANMLKFDSLNGRTCLHFAAYYGHSDCLQAILSAVQSSPVAVSWGYSRFVNIRDGRGATPLHLAARQRRPECVHILLDNGALVCSSTGGYGSPGTTPLHLAARGGSLDCIRELLAWGADRMQRDASGRIPYVVALKYRNGTCAALLNPSSAEPLVWPSPLKFISELNQEAKALLECALMEANREREKNILKGTGYSLPSPSHSDDGTDDNISEASDTELCCICFEQVCTIEVEDCGHQMCAHCTLALCCHNKPNPTTACLTPPVCPFCRSTIARLVVAKMKDCNDADQDIGDGGSPKLRKSRRSLNFSEGSSSFKGLSATFGKMGGRGSGRIAAENEWVDKP from the exons ATGGGCCAGGGACTAAGTTGTGCAGCGAGTCAAGATCATAGGTTCTTCTCTGCTGTGCATTTCGGTGACTTGGAAACTGTAAATGCTATGCTTGAGAGAGACCCATCTCTGCTTTATCAAACTACTTATGATCGCCAGTATCCGCTTCATATTGCTGCTGCCAATGGCCAGATCGAG ATTTTATCAATGCTTCTGGAGCGATCTGTGGATCCTGATATGGTGAATCGTCAGAAGCAG ACTCCACTTATGTTGGCTGCAATGCATGGCAAAATCTCATGTGTGAAGAAGCTCGTCGAAGCAGGAGCAAAT atgtTGAAGTTTGATTCACTTAATGGAAGAACTTGCTTGCACTTTGCTGCTTACTATGGCCATTCTGATTGCCTTCAAGCTATTCTTTCTGCTGTTCAATCCAGCCCTGTTGCTGTTTCTTG GGGATATTCGCGGTTTGTCAATATCAGAGACGGTAGAGGAGCAACACCATTGCATTTAGCAGCCCGTCAAAGACGGCCTGAATGTGTACATATCTTGTTAGACAACGGTGCTCTTGTTTGTTCTTCAACAGGCGGATATGG CTCCCCGGGGACCACTCCTCTTCATTTGGCTGCCAGAGGAGGATCTCTTGATTGTATTCGTGAATTGCTGGCATGGGGTGCAGATCGTATGCAAAGAGATGCATCTGG GAGAATACCTTATGTAGTTGCTTTGAAGTACAGAAATGGAACATGTGCAGCTCTTCTCAATCCTTCGTCAGCAGAGCCTCTTGTTTGGCCGTCACCGTTGAAGTTCATCAGTGAGTTGAATCAAGAGGCAAAAGCTCTGCTAGAGTGTGCCTTGATGGAGGCCAACAGGGAAAGGGAAAAGAACATCTTGAAGGGAACTGGGTACTCTCTTCCATCTCCATCACATTCTGATGATGGGACAGATGACAATATATCTGAG GCAAGCGATACAGAGTTGTGCTGCATATGCTTTGAGCAGGTTTGTACAATTGAAGTCGAAGACTGTGGCCATCAGATGTGTGCACATTGCACACTGGCCCTCTGCTGCCATAACAAACCCAACCCTACAACCGCATGCCTTACCCCTCCGGTTTGCCCATTCTGTCGTAGCACCATTGCCCGCCTGGTGGTTGCGAAGATGAAGGATTGCAATGATGCCGATCAGGACATTGGGGACGGTGGTTCCCCGAAGCTGAGAAAGTCCAGGAGGTCACTGAACTTCAGTGAGGGAAGCAGCAGCTTCAAGGGTTTATCAGCAACATTTGGAAAAATGGGTGGCCGTGGCTCGGGAAGGATTGCTGCAGAAAATGAGTGGGTGGATAAGCCTTGA
- the LOC118028046 gene encoding uncharacterized protein At3g17950 isoform X1: MAQQEEGWPLGLQPLNARVGIARNGDFSGSRSFNTLITGSPTSSTDSSSDLDTESTGSFFHDKSITLGSLIGVSNILELSRKSTRARKVEVVEEKKSCKSKTWIFSLCSRDTTDARSVNSTPSLGHFLAVERRAAGEFRRNHGPVIHGPHDELELAQPVTEPNSLFVNGHVAPPTLNQSCGAGAERSGNEELEHCSGYGVPVLFSCMCGQPSL, encoded by the exons ATGGCTCAGCAG GAAGAAGGTTGGCCTCTGGGTTTGCAGCCCCTGAATGCAAGAGTTGGGATAGCTAGAAATGGTGATTTCTCTGGATCAAGATCATTCAACACTTTAATCACTGGCTCTCCAACTTCGTCAACAGATTCCTCGTCAGATCTAGACACCGAG TCTACAGGGTCTTTCTTCCATGACAAGAGCATTACGCTGGGGAGCCTTATAGGTGTTTCTAACATACTAGAGCTCTCAAGAAAATCCACAAGGGCAAGGAAAGTTGAAGTAgtagaggagaagaagagttgcAAATCCAAAACATGGATTTTCTCTTTATGTTCAAGAGACACCACCGATGCCAGAAGTGTGAATAGTACTCCGTCTCTTGGCCATTTTCTTGCAGTGGAGAGAAGAGCAGCTGGTGAATTTAGAAGGAATCACGGCCCTGTTATTCATGGACCTCATGATGAGCTTGAACTTGCTCAGCCTGTTACAGAACCCAACTCTCTATTTGTTAATGGCCATGTTGCTCCTCCTACTCTAAATCAAAGCTGCGGTGCCGGAGCTGAAAGGAGCGGAAATGAAGAATTGGAGCACTGTAGTGGTTATGGAGTACCAGTTCTATTTTCTTGCATGTGTGGACAACCCTCTCTCTGA
- the LOC118028046 gene encoding uncharacterized protein At3g17950 isoform X2: protein MQEEGWPLGLQPLNARVGIARNGDFSGSRSFNTLITGSPTSSTDSSSDLDTESTGSFFHDKSITLGSLIGVSNILELSRKSTRARKVEVVEEKKSCKSKTWIFSLCSRDTTDARSVNSTPSLGHFLAVERRAAGEFRRNHGPVIHGPHDELELAQPVTEPNSLFVNGHVAPPTLNQSCGAGAERSGNEELEHCSGYGVPVLFSCMCGQPSL from the exons ATGCAA GAAGAAGGTTGGCCTCTGGGTTTGCAGCCCCTGAATGCAAGAGTTGGGATAGCTAGAAATGGTGATTTCTCTGGATCAAGATCATTCAACACTTTAATCACTGGCTCTCCAACTTCGTCAACAGATTCCTCGTCAGATCTAGACACCGAG TCTACAGGGTCTTTCTTCCATGACAAGAGCATTACGCTGGGGAGCCTTATAGGTGTTTCTAACATACTAGAGCTCTCAAGAAAATCCACAAGGGCAAGGAAAGTTGAAGTAgtagaggagaagaagagttgcAAATCCAAAACATGGATTTTCTCTTTATGTTCAAGAGACACCACCGATGCCAGAAGTGTGAATAGTACTCCGTCTCTTGGCCATTTTCTTGCAGTGGAGAGAAGAGCAGCTGGTGAATTTAGAAGGAATCACGGCCCTGTTATTCATGGACCTCATGATGAGCTTGAACTTGCTCAGCCTGTTACAGAACCCAACTCTCTATTTGTTAATGGCCATGTTGCTCCTCCTACTCTAAATCAAAGCTGCGGTGCCGGAGCTGAAAGGAGCGGAAATGAAGAATTGGAGCACTGTAGTGGTTATGGAGTACCAGTTCTATTTTCTTGCATGTGTGGACAACCCTCTCTCTGA